The Pseudanabaena sp. ABRG5-3 genome includes the window TGGAGTCGCATTTTATAGCGCTTTTCAAGCAAGTGAGGAGAGGGTTATGTCCCCCGCCAAAGGCGGGGACATAACAGCTATGCCTTATGAGGTTTAAAGAGGCAAGGTGATAGAGATACTTGTACCTAAATTTTCTTGACTTTGAATGTCGATGTTACCCCCGTAAAACTCCACCAAAGTTTTAGCCAATATCAGACCGAGTCCCATCCCCTGTTGTTCGTAAAAACGCCGCTCAAACTGGATATATGCGCCAATATTGGCAATATGTTCTTTATTCATCCCCCGTCCATGATCTTGGATCTGCAAAATCAAGTGTGAATTACTGACATGACTACTGATGCAAACCTTAGTGCCTTTGCAGGAGTATTTGAAGGAATTATCGATGATTTCCTCGGTTATTTTAACTAAATCCTCACAGGAAATAGCTAAATCAGCTTCTGCAATATTCAGTTCTAGGTCATCTGTTCGTTCATATTCCCTTGCTTTGCGATCGCTAATACTACTGATCACGACAAAGCTATTGCAGGGATAGGTAGGAGTGCATTTTTGTAAACCTTGCGATCGTAAGAGTAACAACTTGCTATAGAGCAAATAGTTTTGGATGAGACGATAGAGTCGCTCTGCCGAACGATGAATGCCGTTAGCATACTCATAAATTTCGCTAGGCGTAAATTCTTCACTTTGCATCATCATCAGTTCAGACAATCCCAGAATCCCCGAAAGTGGAGTCTGCAACTCATGGGGCAAAGATAGAGTAATGCTGCTACGCAAAGCATCCATTTTTTCTTCAATACGTTGTTCGATCGCTTTTTGCTTGCCTAAACGTACTGTAATCGCTGCGAGTAATTCATCTTTTGTGCAGGGCTTTTCTAAATAATCATCAGCTCCTAGAGACATCCCCATCCGATTACTGCGCCGATCCATCATTGAAGTTAAAAATAAGAAGGGAACTGTACTTAGTTCCTTATCTTGGCGCACCTGTTCTAGTACCTCATACCCGTTAAGTATTGGCATCATTACATCACAGAGAATCAAGTCAGGTTGTCTATGACTTGCTAAATACACGCCTTTTTCCCCATTTTCGGCAGTGATTACTTCAAATCCTTCTACTGAGAGCAGATCTTCAAGAGAATCTCGAATTAAGTCTTCATCTTCGATGACTAATATTCGTGTCATAGATTTTATATAGTCTTTGTACCTATGTTACCCAGAGAGGGTTGTTCTTAGTACAATGATAAACAACTTTAATTCCTCCCGATTTAATTAGGTTTAGGACGACGAAAGTAAGCCTCATCCCAAATCGAGATAACGGTTAAGCAAAATAGTGAATACTGATCCCTTGGGATGATTATTTGCTACAGAAATTTCTCCTTGGTGGGCTTCGATGGTCATTTTGCAGAAAGAAAGTCCCAAGCCAATTTGTGATACCCCTGTCACGATATTGCCCACCTCATATTTCTCAAAAATCACCTGTTTTTGTTCTGGGCTAATACCAATACCACTATCAATTACTTGAAATTTAACTAAGTCTTGGCGATCAGGATTTTTTGGCAAACATTCTATTTTAAGAATAATAGAACTTTGCTGAGGAGAAAACTTAATGGCATTGTCAATTAAATTATCAATAACACGACGAATTAGGTTTTTGTCACCAGAAATATAGACTGGTTCTGACGGAAATTCCCCTAAAATTCGGATATGTTTATTGGATGTTAGTGGTTCAATATCGTCAATGGCAGATTGAGCCATTGCAGCTAGATCTATTTTGGTGAGATTGAGGACTAGTTTCTTGGCTTCGATTCTACCGATTGTCAAAATATCATCGATGAGTAGACGCATTTGCTCGATGGTTTTGCCAATCTGGTCGATTCTTTTTTTGGCGCGATCGGACATGTCTACAGATCTGAGTGAGTCACAGCCGAGCATGATCCCAATTAAAGGGTTACGGAGATCATGGACGATGGTTTGCATCAT containing:
- a CDS encoding hybrid sensor histidine kinase/response regulator codes for the protein MTRILVIEDEDLIRDSLEDLLSVEGFEVITAENGEKGVYLASHRQPDLILCDVMMPILNGYEVLEQVRQDKELSTVPFLFLTSMMDRRSNRMGMSLGADDYLEKPCTKDELLAAITVRLGKQKAIEQRIEEKMDALRSSITLSLPHELQTPLSGILGLSELMMMQSEEFTPSEIYEYANGIHRSAERLYRLIQNYLLYSKLLLLRSQGLQKCTPTYPCNSFVVISSISDRKAREYERTDDLELNIAEADLAISCEDLVKITEEIIDNSFKYSCKGTKVCISSHVSNSHLILQIQDHGRGMNKEHIANIGAYIQFERRFYEQQGMGLGLILAKTLVEFYGGNIDIQSQENLGTSISITLPL
- a CDS encoding response regulator, whose protein sequence is MGNQQVVLVIDDEPANFDVIEILLFKEGFELHYKDNGAAAIASLGEIKPDIILLDVMMPDMDGIEVCQHLKNNPKWQHIPIIIVTALSDKEDLARCLDAGADDFVSKPINSTELRARVRSMLRIKSQYDRIQDTMRLREEMMQTIVHDLRNPLIGIMLGCDSLRSVDMSDRAKKRIDQIGKTIEQMRLLIDDILTIGRIEAKKLVLNLTKIDLAAMAQSAIDDIEPLTSNKHIRILGEFPSEPVYISGDKNLIRRVIDNLIDNAIKFSPQQSSIILKIECLPKNPDRQDLVKFQVIDSGIGISPEQKQVIFEKYEVGNIVTGVSQIGLGLSFCKMTIEAHQGEISVANNHPKGSVFTILLNRYLDLG